A stretch of DNA from Gammaproteobacteria bacterium:
CGTTATGCGCCGCTGACCACGTTCGACAAATACAACAAATGCGGTAACTGCCAGCGCCAATGCAATAATAATCAACACTAACGCACCGTGTAACTCGCCAGTACGTGCCAACTCAAGCGTGCCGCCAATGGCAGACGGTAAACCAGCGACAATACCGGCAAAAATAATCAGCGAGATACCATTACCAATACCGCGCTCCGTCATTTGTTCACCCAGCCACATCAAGAACATCGTCCCAGTCACCAGTGTTACCACCGCGGTGAAACGAAATGCTAGACCCGGATCAATCACTACAGCCGCACCACCTGCACTCATACCTTCCAGTGCAATGGAAATACCAATCGCCTGAAACGTAGCCAACGCAAGAGTAAAACGTCGCGTATATTGTGTGATTTTACGGCGACCTGCTTCGCCTTCTTTTTTCATTTGCTCAAGCTTCGGACTAACCGCTGTCAAAAGCTGAATAATGATAGAAGCCGAAATATATGGCATCACGCCAAGTGCAAATATGCTAACCCGGCCTAAAGCGCCACCAGAAAACATATTAACGAATTCTAAAATAGTGCCTTTTTGTTGCTCGAACAAATCTGCTAAGGCAGTGGGATCGATACCGGGCACCGGCAAAAAAGTACCAACACGAAATACAATTAGCGCACCAAGAACAAACCACAAGCGCCGCTTGAGCTCACCGAGATTTCCCCCACCTATTTTGGAGGCTAGCGCTGCAGCGGAAGCAGACACTTAGTCCTCTATCTTCCCGCCAGCTGCTTCAATCGCAGCACGAGCACCCTTGGTTACAGCCAAACCCTTAACGGTATAAGTTTTATCTACTGTGCCAGACAACATCACCCGAGCACGAAGAATGCCCGCTGTAATAAGGTTGGCCGCACGTAAAGAGGTTAAATCAACGATGTCACCGTCGATTTTAGTCAACTCGCTCAAACGGATTTCAGCCGTAACACGACCAACACGCGAGCTAAAACCAACTTTAGGCAGACGACGCTGTAAAGGTTGCTGACCACCCTCAAAGCCTACTTTGTGATAACCACCCGAGCGCGAATGCTGCCCTTTATGGCCACGGCCACAAGTCTTACCCAATCCAGAACCCATACCACGACCAACGCGAGTACGAGCCCGCTTAGCACCTTCACCAGGGCTTAGGTTATTTAAACGCATCCTACTAGGCATCTTGAGCTCCCTCAACTTGCAGCAAATACGACACTTTATTAATCATACCGCGCACACTAGGTGTATCTTCAACTTCAACTGTATGGTGTATACGACGCAAACCCAAACCAGCAACACATGCTTTATGTGAAGCCAAACGCTTACAGGTACTGCGAACCAAGGTAACTTTAATCTTGCTAGCCATTACGATTTCCTAACCAACAATATCGCTAACTTTTTTGCCGCGTTTCGCAGCAACGTATTCAGGATCAGTCATTTCATCCAAGCCTTGAATTGTGGCTCGAACAACGTTAACTGGGTTAGGCGAACCAATACATTTCGCCAATACATCCTGAACCCCTAATACTTCAAATACGGCACGCATCGCGCCACCAGCAATAATGCCAGTACCCGGCGACGCAGGCTGCATATATACTTTCGCTGCACCATGATGACCCATGGTCGCGTGTTGCAACGTAGCTTCATTTAATTTCACAGTCACCATGTTACGACGTGCTTGCTCCATTGCTTTTTGGATTGCAGCAGGCACTTCACGTGCTTTACCACTACCAAAACCAACCCGGCCGTTACCATCGCCAACAACCGTTAAGGCAGAAAAACCAAACTGGCGGCCACCTTTTACGACTTTAGCAACGCGTCGAATGCCTACCAATTTCTCATTGAGCCCATCTGAGGGCTGACCGTCATAACTTGCCATGCTAAATACCTATTAAAAAACCTTTAAAATTCGAGACCCGCTTCACGCGCAGCATCAGCCAACGCTTTAATGCGCCCGTGAAAACGAAACCCTGAACGATCAAATGCGACTTGCTTAACACCCTTGTCTATTGCCAACTTAGCCACCGCAGCACCCACTGCTTTGGCAGCATCAATATTACCGGTGTACTTTGTGTCTTTACGTATCTCTTGCTGCACAGTCGCTGCACTAGCCACAACTTCATGACCATTAGGAGCAATAACCTGTGCATAAATATGACGCGGTGTACGATGCACACACAAACGATACCTGCTCAACGTTTTAATACGTGAACGCGTACGTAATGCGCGACGAGCTCTAGATTGAATTTTACTAGCCATAGCTTTCTAAGGCCCCTTATTTTTTCTTCGCTTCTTTCAACGAAATCTGTTCATCAGAATAACGCACACCTTTACCTTTATAAGGTTCAGGTGGACGATAAGCACGTATTTCCGCAGCAACCTGGCCAACGCGTTGTTTGTCAGGGCCACTTATAACAACTTCAGTCTGGCTAGGGGTCTCGATCTTAATATTATCTGGAATGGCATGCTCTACCGGATGCGAAAAACCAAGAGTCAAGTCCAGCACCTTACCTTTAACCTGGGCACGATAACCAACACCAACCAGTGTTAATTTTTTCACAAAGCCTTGAGTCGCACCAACCATCATATTGTGCACTAAAGAACGCATGGTGCCGGCCATTGCCATGTTAGCGCCTTCTTTTTTCATCGAAAACGATAGGATTTTACCCTCTTGGCTCATTACTACAGAGGGATGAATCGTACGCTCCATCTCACCCTTAGGACCCTTAACTTTAATATACCCGTCTTTAATATCAACCTTTACATCGGAAGGTATTTCTACAGGCGTTTTGGCAATACGTGACATTTTTCAATTACCTTAAGCAACAGTACAAAGTACTTCGCCACCTTCACCCTGGGCTACTGCAGCTTTCGCTGTCATTACGCCTTTGGAAGTGGACACAATCGCAATACCCAAACCCGCTTTAACTACTGGCAGGTCACCTTTACCTCTATATATACGCAAACCAGGACGACTGACTCGCTTAATTTCATCAATAACCGGCTTACCTTCGTAATACTTTAAACCAATGTTTAAGGCAGGGAAATCACCCGTCGTATCGATTTCAGCCGAAGAGATATAACCTTCGTCCAGCAACACATCTGCAATGGCCTTTTTCTCTTTCGAGGCAGGCATGCTGACAGTTGGTTTTGACACCATCTGAGCATTGCGAATGCGTGTTAATAAGTCTGCAATGGGATCTGAGAAACTCATATTTTTACTTTATCCTAATAACTCACAAAAGCGGGCAAGTTGTCGTGACTACCAACTGGCCTTAACCAAGCCAGGCACATCACCACGCATAGCTGCTTTTCTTAATTTGTTACGACCAAGGCCGAACTTACGATAAACACCATGAGGACGACCACTAAGCCGGCAACGGTTACGAATACGGCATGGACTTGAATCACGCGGCAGTGACTGAAATTTCCTTTGCGCTGCTTCACGCTCTTCATCAGGCAAAGAAAGATCTTTTAGCTTTGCTTTAAGTTCAGCACGTCTCACTGCAAACCGCGCAACCATCTTTCGACGTTTGACATCGCGGTGTATCATTGATTTTTTAGCCATAAAACTAACTCTTAATTCTTAATTGGGAAATTAAATGCTGCTAACAAGGCGCGGCCCTCATCATCAGTACGTGCCGTTGTTGTAATCGTAATATCTAAACCACGAATCGTATCAATTTTATCGTAATCAATTTCAGGGAACATAATCTGCTCCTTAACGCCCATACTGTAGTTACCACGACCGTCAAATGCTTTACCACTTAAACCACGAAAATCACGAATACGTGGAATCGCCACAGAAACCAGGCGATCCAAAAATTCATACATACGCTCACGACGTAGCGTCACTTTACAACCCACCGGCCAGTCTTCACGTAATTTAAAGCCAGCGATAGATTTTCGTGCTTTGGTAACAATAGGTTTTTGACCAGCAATTTTTGTCATATCACTGACAGCGTGTTCAATCACTTTGCGATCACCAATCGCCTCACCAACACCCATGTTTAGCGTAATCTTGCTAATCCTAGGGATTTCCATAGCACTATTATATTTAAACTCGTCTTGTAGTTTTTTAACTACGGTATCGTTATAAAATTGTTGTAATCTGACCATGGCTTATATGTCCACGACTTCGTTGTTAGACTTGAAATAACGCACTTTTTTACCGTCTTCAAGTGTTTTAATGCCCACACGATCAGCTTTCTTGGTGATCGGGTTAAAAATAGCAATATTGGAAATGTGCAAGGGCATTTCTTTATCAATAATACCGCCCGCAACACCCGCATTAGGATTACCTTTAGTATGGCGCTTAGCCATATTAATCCCACCAACAATAACGCGCGCCTCTTCAGGCATGACGCGACTAACCGTGCCCTGCTTGCCTTTATCTTTACCGGTGAGAACTATCACGTCATCACCCTTTTTAATCTTACGCATGACTATAAACTCTTCGTAATTACAATACTTCAGGAGCAAGCGAAATGATTTTCATGAATTTTTCACTGCGTAACTCACGAGTAACCGGACCAAAGATACGGGTACCAATAGGCTGCAATTGCGCATTCAACAACACAGCTGCGTTACCATCAAAACGAATAATTGACCCATCAGGACGACGAACACCTTTACGGGTACGCACAACCAAGGCATTAAACACTTCACCCTTCTTCACTTTGCCACGTGGAATTGCTTCTTTCACACTGACTTTAATGATATCGCCAATACCAGCATAGCGACGGTGCGAACCGCCCAACACCTTGATGCACATTAGACGGCGGGCACCACTGTTGTCCGCTACGCCCAATATCGATTGCATTTGAATCATGCCAAACTACCTTTACACGTTGTAACTGTTAAGCGCCTTAACCGGCACCGGATTCGACTTTTCTTTCAATCTTACTCAGACGCCACGATTTTGATTTAGACATCGGGCGACACTGGGCAATAGAAACCGTATCACCAATTTGCCCTTCATTATTTTCATCGTGTACATGAACTTTTGTCGAACGCTTAATAAACTTACTATAAACAGGATGAGGGATCTTACGCTCAATCAATACGGTAATCGTCTTATCCATTTTGTCACTGGTCACCTTACCGACCAAGGTCCGTACGGTTTTATTCTCTTCTTTAGTCATTAGACGACCCCCGGTTTGTCGGCCGATTTCTCAGTAATAACCGTGCGAACACGGGCAATATTACGACGCGCCTGCTGTATTAAATGAGTTTGCCCCAGCTGGCCAGCGCCTTTACTCATGCGCAGGTTAAACTGCTCTTTAAGCAAGTCTATTAACTCGGCATTAAGGCCGGCTAGGTCTTTGGCTCGCAATTCTGTCGTAGTCATTACATTACTGTCCGTGAAACAAATGTGGTTTGAACCGGTAATTTAGCTGCCGCCAACTTAAAAGCTTCACGCGCAATCTCTTCAGTTACACCTTCCATTTCATAAAGCATGCGGCCAGGCTGAATCTGAGACACCCAATATTCAACATTACCTTTACCTTTACCCATACGCACCTCTAAAGGTTTCTTGGTAATTGGCTTGTCTGGAAAAATACGGATCCAGATTTTACCACCACGCTTAATATAGCGCGTCATGGCGCGGCGAGCCGCTTCGATTTGGCGCGCAGTAATACGGCCACGCCCTATCGATTTAAGGCCAAATTCGCCAAAACTTACGGTGTTCCCAACCGTCGCTAAGCCACGGTTCCTACC
This window harbors:
- a CDS encoding preprotein translocase subunit SecY; translated protein: MSASAAALASKIGGGNLGELKRRLWFVLGALIVFRVGTFLPVPGIDPTALADLFEQQKGTILEFVNMFSGGALGRVSIFALGVMPYISASIIIQLLTAVSPKLEQMKKEGEAGRRKITQYTRRFTLALATFQAIGISIALEGMSAGGAAVVIDPGLAFRFTAVVTLVTGTMFLMWLGEQMTERGIGNGISLIIFAGIVAGLPSAIGGTLELARTGELHGALVLIIIALALAVTAFVVFVERGQRRIT
- the rplO gene encoding 50S ribosomal protein L15, which codes for MRLNNLSPGEGAKRARTRVGRGMGSGLGKTCGRGHKGQHSRSGGYHKVGFEGGQQPLQRRLPKVGFSSRVGRVTAEIRLSELTKIDGDIVDLTSLRAANLITAGILRARVMLSGTVDKTYTVKGLAVTKGARAAIEAAGGKIED
- the rpmD gene encoding 50S ribosomal protein L30 codes for the protein MASKIKVTLVRSTCKRLASHKACVAGLGLRRIHHTVEVEDTPSVRGMINKVSYLLQVEGAQDA
- the rpsE gene encoding 30S ribosomal protein S5, translated to MASYDGQPSDGLNEKLVGIRRVAKVVKGGRQFGFSALTVVGDGNGRVGFGSGKAREVPAAIQKAMEQARRNMVTVKLNEATLQHATMGHHGAAKVYMQPASPGTGIIAGGAMRAVFEVLGVQDVLAKCIGSPNPVNVVRATIQGLDEMTDPEYVAAKRGKKVSDIVG
- the rplR gene encoding 50S ribosomal protein L18, coding for MASKIQSRARRALRTRSRIKTLSRYRLCVHRTPRHIYAQVIAPNGHEVVASAATVQQEIRKDTKYTGNIDAAKAVGAAVAKLAIDKGVKQVAFDRSGFRFHGRIKALADAAREAGLEF
- the rplF gene encoding 50S ribosomal protein L6, which produces MSRIAKTPVEIPSDVKVDIKDGYIKVKGPKGEMERTIHPSVVMSQEGKILSFSMKKEGANMAMAGTMRSLVHNMMVGATQGFVKKLTLVGVGYRAQVKGKVLDLTLGFSHPVEHAIPDNIKIETPSQTEVVISGPDKQRVGQVAAEIRAYRPPEPYKGKGVRYSDEQISLKEAKKK
- the rpsH gene encoding 30S ribosomal protein S8: MSFSDPIADLLTRIRNAQMVSKPTVSMPASKEKKAIADVLLDEGYISSAEIDTTGDFPALNIGLKYYEGKPVIDEIKRVSRPGLRIYRGKGDLPVVKAGLGIAIVSTSKGVMTAKAAVAQGEGGEVLCTVA
- the rpsN gene encoding 30S ribosomal protein S14, whose protein sequence is MAKKSMIHRDVKRRKMVARFAVRRAELKAKLKDLSLPDEEREAAQRKFQSLPRDSSPCRIRNRCRLSGRPHGVYRKFGLGRNKLRKAAMRGDVPGLVKASW
- the rplE gene encoding 50S ribosomal protein L5, which translates into the protein MVRLQQFYNDTVVKKLQDEFKYNSAMEIPRISKITLNMGVGEAIGDRKVIEHAVSDMTKIAGQKPIVTKARKSIAGFKLREDWPVGCKVTLRRERMYEFLDRLVSVAIPRIRDFRGLSGKAFDGRGNYSMGVKEQIMFPEIDYDKIDTIRGLDITITTTARTDDEGRALLAAFNFPIKN
- the rplX gene encoding 50S ribosomal protein L24, translating into MRKIKKGDDVIVLTGKDKGKQGTVSRVMPEEARVIVGGINMAKRHTKGNPNAGVAGGIIDKEMPLHISNIAIFNPITKKADRVGIKTLEDGKKVRYFKSNNEVVDI
- the rplN gene encoding 50S ribosomal protein L14; the encoded protein is MIQMQSILGVADNSGARRLMCIKVLGGSHRRYAGIGDIIKVSVKEAIPRGKVKKGEVFNALVVRTRKGVRRPDGSIIRFDGNAAVLLNAQLQPIGTRIFGPVTRELRSEKFMKIISLAPEVL
- the rpsQ gene encoding 30S ribosomal protein S17, with product MTKEENKTVRTLVGKVTSDKMDKTITVLIERKIPHPVYSKFIKRSTKVHVHDENNEGQIGDTVSIAQCRPMSKSKSWRLSKIERKVESGAG
- the rpmC gene encoding 50S ribosomal protein L29, whose product is MTTTELRAKDLAGLNAELIDLLKEQFNLRMSKGAGQLGQTHLIQQARRNIARVRTVITEKSADKPGVV
- the rplP gene encoding 50S ribosomal protein L16, yielding MLQPKRTKFRKQFKGRNRGLATVGNTVSFGEFGLKSIGRGRITARQIEAARRAMTRYIKRGGKIWIRIFPDKPITKKPLEVRMGKGKGNVEYWVSQIQPGRMLYEMEGVTEEIAREAFKLAAAKLPVQTTFVSRTVM